A single region of the Marinobacter salinisoli genome encodes:
- a CDS encoding LuxR C-terminal-related transcriptional regulator: MKPFHDGCAANDEFQSANNGLNRGELVKDLLRQRIQVPALAGNYLRRPQIEQAITAAAQSRNVILVEGGCGFGKTHLVAAALSAMPPQVANCRWTSLNGQDNSPSRFLTLLAVALNLSETLERSLHSGGTFADVLAMMLVALDREAGPGVQTVLVLDNVQCLTNPSVTALLHQLVTDTPRCLCIVVLSRAALPFETHNLELENRLVRFGLESLAFSRSETFEFFEQLPESERLTSIAVDQLYDLSEGWPAPLALYRREIASTGDVRSLMDSESVQRFLKESVLGNLTRAQRRSLQLMAELELCSDALFTSAEFPGDPADFLPSEAVELGLPLKAVPGRGRWYHLNPLLQEWLKTPQLTGQRERMRYVSQWFGERDQFPEALKYALLSGDSKLVINIASEGSEALLLGQDTASLLRLRKALPPQLLESSARLRIVYGWVHAIGGQFGQARELIERLDDEQRAAHSARLCALKAFILRGEGSVEAALEMADQALAQDELSAQARLVTQMVRSGALSACGRFSEAREANRIAAKLAREAGDFGSEALAVYTHAGIELGKGALKHAEQLLRTGLDTAMHELTRYARIGEIRLQLSLALVLWHQGRDKEADRLLVSCSRHAEQSRDVGLLMVMALRVLMCRAVGQFDEAFVWIGRAERTMHAWQVDETLFAPVLEALKASCWLAQGQPESAAQAVEKLEPYRCSGRVPELFPMMPGMLDCLQVRVAMARDDVEGARRQLTDIRSRYGELMPAGVAFHIGLLEAVLAAETHGQAMLQAVVEEAAEEHFLSPFAELAQELSPLMQKTFTRLPEGAFTSALGQLFDIQDAQGADVLPEPISDREHGVLELIAKGLSNQEIADELHISLHTVKTHARRINAKLDVKSRTQAIVRARELGLL; this comes from the coding sequence GTGAAACCATTCCATGACGGCTGTGCGGCCAATGATGAGTTCCAGTCAGCGAATAATGGTCTGAATAGAGGGGAGCTGGTAAAGGACCTCTTGAGGCAGCGGATTCAGGTCCCGGCTTTGGCCGGTAATTACCTGAGGCGACCTCAAATCGAGCAAGCCATAACGGCGGCGGCACAGTCCCGCAACGTTATTCTCGTGGAGGGTGGTTGCGGTTTCGGCAAGACGCACCTGGTGGCCGCTGCGCTCAGCGCCATGCCCCCGCAGGTCGCAAACTGCCGCTGGACCAGCCTGAATGGTCAGGACAATTCCCCCTCGCGCTTTCTGACGCTCCTCGCCGTTGCGCTGAATCTTTCGGAAACACTTGAACGCAGTCTCCATAGTGGTGGCACCTTCGCGGATGTCCTTGCCATGATGCTGGTCGCCCTCGACCGTGAAGCGGGGCCGGGCGTCCAGACTGTGCTGGTTCTCGATAACGTTCAGTGCCTGACCAACCCGTCGGTGACCGCTCTTTTGCATCAGTTGGTGACCGATACCCCGCGTTGCCTGTGCATAGTAGTGTTATCGAGGGCCGCGCTACCGTTCGAAACGCACAATCTGGAGCTCGAGAATCGTCTGGTACGATTCGGGCTCGAATCGCTAGCCTTCAGTCGGTCTGAAACCTTTGAGTTTTTCGAGCAGTTGCCAGAGTCGGAGCGTTTGACGAGCATAGCCGTCGATCAGCTGTATGATTTGAGTGAGGGCTGGCCGGCGCCGCTGGCCCTGTATCGAAGAGAAATCGCCTCGACTGGTGATGTTCGCTCGCTGATGGATAGCGAAAGCGTCCAGCGTTTTCTGAAAGAGTCAGTGCTGGGTAACCTGACACGGGCCCAGCGGCGTTCGCTGCAGCTAATGGCCGAGTTGGAGCTGTGCTCCGATGCGTTGTTTACATCGGCCGAATTTCCCGGCGATCCTGCCGATTTCTTGCCCTCTGAGGCCGTCGAACTTGGACTCCCGCTGAAAGCTGTACCTGGCAGGGGACGGTGGTATCACCTGAACCCGTTGCTGCAGGAGTGGTTGAAAACGCCGCAGTTGACGGGCCAGCGTGAGCGCATGCGCTATGTCAGTCAGTGGTTCGGTGAGCGCGACCAGTTTCCCGAAGCTCTGAAGTATGCATTGCTGTCCGGTGATTCCAAGCTTGTGATCAATATTGCTTCCGAGGGCTCCGAGGCCTTGCTTCTGGGGCAAGATACCGCGTCTTTATTGAGGCTTCGCAAGGCTCTCCCTCCTCAGCTACTGGAAAGCAGCGCCCGCCTTCGCATCGTTTACGGCTGGGTTCATGCGATTGGCGGCCAGTTCGGTCAGGCCAGGGAGTTGATAGAGAGGTTGGATGATGAGCAGCGAGCGGCGCACTCCGCCCGATTGTGTGCGCTGAAGGCTTTTATTCTTCGGGGCGAGGGTAGTGTCGAAGCGGCGTTGGAGATGGCTGACCAGGCCCTGGCGCAAGATGAACTGTCGGCTCAGGCGCGCCTGGTGACCCAGATGGTGCGTTCCGGAGCGTTATCGGCCTGTGGGCGGTTCTCAGAGGCGCGAGAAGCTAATCGTATTGCTGCAAAATTAGCGCGCGAAGCAGGGGATTTCGGATCCGAGGCGCTGGCTGTCTATACGCACGCTGGCATCGAGCTGGGTAAGGGCGCGCTGAAACATGCCGAGCAGTTGTTGCGGACCGGTCTTGATACGGCGATGCATGAGCTGACTCGTTACGCCCGTATCGGGGAGATTCGGTTGCAGCTGAGTCTTGCACTGGTGCTCTGGCATCAGGGGCGTGATAAGGAGGCGGACCGCCTGCTGGTTTCCTGTAGCCGACATGCCGAGCAGTCCCGGGATGTGGGGTTGCTGATGGTCATGGCGCTCAGGGTTTTGATGTGTCGTGCTGTTGGCCAGTTTGACGAGGCGTTTGTCTGGATTGGCCGCGCAGAGAGGACAATGCACGCCTGGCAGGTGGATGAGACGCTTTTTGCGCCGGTGCTCGAAGCGCTCAAGGCCAGTTGCTGGCTGGCTCAGGGGCAGCCGGAAAGTGCCGCGCAAGCGGTCGAGAAGCTGGAGCCCTATCGCTGTTCTGGGAGGGTGCCGGAGCTGTTTCCAATGATGCCCGGCATGCTGGACTGTCTTCAGGTCCGGGTTGCCATGGCTCGTGATGATGTCGAGGGAGCACGCCGACAGCTCACAGATATCCGCAGTCGCTACGGTGAATTGATGCCGGCCGGTGTGGCGTTCCATATTGGCCTGCTGGAAGCGGTATTGGCCGCGGAAACCCATGGTCAGGCGATGCTGCAGGCGGTTGTGGAAGAAGCCGCGGAGGAGCACTTTCTGAGCCCGTTTGCGGAACTGGCGCAGGAACTCTCACCGCTCATGCAAAAAACCTTTACTCGCCTGCCCGAAGGCGCGTTCACATCCGCGCTTGGTCAACTTTTTGATATACAGGATGCCCAGGGCGCGGATGTGTTGCCTGAACCGATCAGTGATCGTGAACACGGCGTTCTGGAACTGATTGCCAAAGGGCTATCGAATCAGGAAATTGCCGACGAGCTTCATATTTCCCTGCATACGGTTAAAACTCATGCTCGCAGGATAAACGCCAAACTGGATGTGAAATCCCGCACCCAGGCAATTGTCCGCGCGCGGGAACTGGGTCTGCTCTAG
- a CDS encoding DUF1329 domain-containing protein, with the protein MKLNKKLLATGVLAASVFAGQAFGAVSAGEAAKLGDTLTPIGAEKAGNGGDIPEWTGGLDTPPAGYKSGGAYVDPFSGEQPKFVIDQSNVDQYADNLSAGQVAMIKRYKDYVMPVFETHRSAVYPERIQEQTVENATSVELIQEGNGLGNYEEATPFPIPKNGLEVIWNHITRYRGGSVVRTIGQVTPTESGAFSVVKFQDEFTWRTALSDYEPGKDPNVLFYFKQAITAPARLAGNVLLVHETIDQVAEPRRAWVYNAGQRRVRRAPQVAYDGPGTAADGMRTADNFDMYNGAPDRYDWELIGKKEMYIPYNSYRLMNPDLKYDQIIKAGHIDQQLTRYELHRVWHVRATLKSGERHIYAQRDFYIDEDSWQASVIDHYDGRGELWRVAEAHAVQFYDHNVPWYAIEVLYDLLSGRYLALGLTNEEKNAYEFGADRQSRDYTPAALRRAGTR; encoded by the coding sequence ATGAAATTAAACAAGAAACTACTGGCCACGGGTGTACTGGCTGCAAGTGTTTTTGCAGGCCAGGCCTTTGGTGCGGTTTCTGCCGGTGAAGCGGCCAAGCTCGGCGACACTCTGACCCCGATTGGTGCAGAGAAAGCCGGTAACGGTGGCGATATTCCAGAGTGGACAGGCGGATTGGATACTCCGCCCGCCGGCTACAAGAGTGGTGGCGCTTACGTTGACCCGTTCTCCGGCGAACAGCCGAAGTTTGTGATTGATCAGAGTAACGTCGACCAGTACGCCGACAATCTGTCCGCAGGACAGGTCGCGATGATCAAGCGTTACAAAGATTACGTCATGCCTGTTTTCGAAACGCACCGGTCAGCGGTATATCCGGAGCGAATCCAGGAGCAGACGGTTGAGAACGCAACCAGTGTTGAGCTGATTCAGGAAGGTAACGGCCTCGGAAATTATGAAGAGGCAACCCCCTTCCCGATTCCGAAGAATGGCTTGGAAGTAATCTGGAACCACATTACCCGTTACCGCGGTGGTTCTGTGGTCCGGACCATCGGCCAGGTAACGCCCACGGAAAGTGGTGCGTTCTCGGTTGTGAAGTTCCAGGACGAATTTACCTGGCGGACGGCACTGAGCGATTACGAGCCTGGAAAAGATCCGAACGTGCTCTTCTACTTCAAGCAGGCGATTACTGCGCCTGCGCGACTGGCGGGTAACGTTCTGCTGGTGCATGAGACGATCGATCAGGTTGCTGAGCCTCGCCGGGCTTGGGTCTACAACGCAGGTCAGCGTCGTGTCCGTCGTGCACCTCAGGTCGCCTATGACGGCCCAGGTACCGCGGCTGATGGCATGCGTACCGCTGATAACTTCGACATGTATAACGGTGCACCTGATCGGTATGACTGGGAACTGATTGGTAAAAAGGAAATGTACATTCCGTACAACTCCTACCGTCTGATGAATCCTGACCTCAAGTACGATCAGATCATCAAGGCTGGCCACATCGATCAGCAGCTGACCCGCTATGAACTCCACCGCGTCTGGCACGTGCGTGCAACGCTGAAGAGCGGTGAGCGTCATATTTATGCCCAGCGTGACTTCTACATTGATGAGGATTCCTGGCAGGCTTCAGTAATTGACCATTACGATGGCCGCGGAGAACTGTGGCGGGTTGCGGAAGCTCACGCCGTCCAGTTCTACGATCATAATGTGCCCTGGTATGCGATTGAAGTACTCTACGATCTGCTCTCAGGCCGCTATCTGGCCCTCGGGTTGACCAATGAGGAAAAGAACGCGTACGAATTTGGCGCGGATCGTCAATCCCGGGATTACACACCAGCGGCTCTGCGCCGGGCTGGTACTCGGTAA
- a CDS encoding DUF1302 domain-containing protein translates to MTRKTHQWQRWTKLPLAVAVAAGMSGQALAYSNSVWGVDYQFNTTLTAGAGWRMEDRDKRLIAQGNLGPEYAPGGDLENIGASTNNYDDGNLNFEKGDTYSKIVKGNSELFVDYYVDSDVLTRVGGLVRGRYWYDFELKDESRAVDFVGQQRELNPRAKANASGGELLDAYVFTDWYFGNVPVSLRYGRQVVSWGESTFIQGGINVINPVDVPAFRAPGAELKDALLPVEMFYMSAGVTENITLEGFVQADWEPVKPDDCGTFFSTNDFAADGCGPVLLAGQLPDSQAFAQGFIAPRVGDKEADSKDQFGVAMRWYVPALNDSELGFYYIKYNSRLPYVSGVVNNPSNPGDTQQNDPSQEFTTFPSYFIEYPENINLYGISINTTTPGGWSLGAEYSFRDNVPLQWNAFELIFGGLQQRGPNGEILSQLEQQRLEETGNANLAGQEVAGYDRFNVSQTQFTLIKFFDQIMGASRMTFITEFGATYVHDLPEYDEARYGRSGTYGIGTIPLEGVGDVCLGANINTNYCNNEGFTTDFSWGYRARFVWDYPNVFAGVNLRPQLAWSHDVEGYSPQPGGAFNEGSKALGVSLEAIYQNKITGNIGYTNFFGGKPYNELTDRDFATVSVSYSF, encoded by the coding sequence ATGACAAGAAAAACTCATCAATGGCAGCGTTGGACCAAATTACCGCTGGCTGTGGCAGTAGCAGCTGGTATGTCTGGTCAGGCCCTTGCCTACAGTAACAGCGTTTGGGGTGTCGACTACCAGTTCAATACCACTTTGACAGCGGGTGCTGGCTGGCGGATGGAAGATCGCGACAAGCGGTTGATCGCCCAGGGTAACCTGGGGCCAGAGTATGCTCCCGGTGGTGACTTGGAAAACATCGGTGCTTCCACCAACAACTATGACGACGGCAACCTGAACTTTGAGAAAGGAGACACCTACTCAAAGATCGTCAAGGGCAACAGTGAATTGTTTGTCGACTACTACGTTGACAGCGATGTTCTGACCCGTGTAGGTGGCCTGGTGCGCGGCCGTTACTGGTACGATTTCGAACTGAAAGACGAAAGCCGTGCGGTGGATTTTGTGGGCCAGCAACGTGAGCTGAACCCGAGAGCCAAAGCCAATGCTTCTGGCGGCGAACTGCTGGATGCCTATGTGTTTACCGACTGGTACTTCGGCAACGTGCCCGTCAGCCTGCGTTACGGCCGCCAGGTGGTGAGCTGGGGTGAGAGTACGTTCATCCAGGGCGGCATCAACGTCATCAACCCGGTTGACGTGCCGGCCTTCCGCGCCCCGGGCGCCGAGCTGAAAGACGCCCTGCTGCCGGTTGAAATGTTCTACATGTCTGCCGGCGTGACCGAGAACATCACTCTGGAAGGTTTTGTCCAGGCCGACTGGGAGCCGGTCAAGCCTGATGACTGCGGTACCTTCTTCTCCACCAACGATTTTGCGGCCGATGGCTGTGGCCCGGTTCTGCTGGCCGGTCAGTTGCCGGATTCTCAGGCATTTGCCCAGGGCTTCATCGCACCGCGGGTAGGGGATAAGGAAGCAGATTCGAAGGATCAGTTCGGCGTGGCCATGCGCTGGTACGTACCTGCGCTGAATGATTCCGAGCTGGGCTTCTACTACATCAAGTACAACAGCCGTCTGCCGTACGTAAGCGGTGTGGTAAACAATCCTTCCAACCCAGGTGATACCCAGCAGAACGATCCATCACAGGAGTTCACGACGTTCCCGAGCTACTTCATCGAGTACCCGGAGAACATCAACCTGTACGGTATCAGCATCAACACCACTACGCCGGGCGGTTGGTCTCTGGGCGCAGAATACAGCTTCCGTGACAACGTGCCTCTGCAGTGGAACGCGTTCGAGCTGATCTTTGGTGGTCTGCAGCAGCGCGGCCCGAATGGTGAAATCCTGAGTCAGCTGGAGCAGCAGCGTCTCGAGGAAACCGGCAATGCCAACCTGGCAGGCCAGGAAGTGGCCGGCTACGACCGCTTCAACGTGTCCCAGACCCAGTTCACCCTGATCAAGTTCTTTGACCAGATCATGGGTGCCAGCCGAATGACCTTCATTACCGAGTTCGGTGCGACCTACGTCCACGACCTGCCGGAATACGACGAGGCCCGCTACGGTCGTTCCGGTACCTATGGTATCGGTACCATTCCGCTGGAAGGTGTTGGCGATGTCTGTCTTGGCGCAAACATAAATACCAACTACTGTAATAATGAAGGGTTTACCACCGATTTCTCATGGGGTTACCGCGCTCGTTTCGTTTGGGATTACCCGAACGTCTTTGCCGGTGTGAACCTGCGTCCGCAGTTGGCTTGGTCGCACGATGTGGAGGGCTACAGCCCGCAACCAGGTGGCGCATTTAATGAGGGTAGTAAGGCTCTGGGTGTCTCCCTGGAGGCGATCTATCAGAACAAGATCACCGGTAATATTGGATACACCAACTTTTTCGGCGGTAAGCCGTATAACGAGTTGACAGACCGTGACTTTGCGACGGTCAGTGTTTCCTACTCATTCTAA
- a CDS encoding thiolase family protein: MSTDNVVIVSGVRTPMGGFQGSLSAISAPELGAIAIAEAVKRAGLQPADVQEVIMGNVLPAGLKQGPARQAMRQAGLPDSTGATTINKLCGSGMKAAMFAHDLIKAGSNDIMVAGGMESMSNAPYILQNARKGYRMGAGDTVQDHMFLDGLEDAETGRLMGAFAQEMADKKGYTREEMDDYAIQSLKRAQRAIEGGVLKPEIVPVSVKTRKGETVVEHDEQPFNANIEKIPSLRPAFSKDGTVTAANASSISDGASALVLMRESEAEKRGLKPIARIVGHSTQSQHPSEFTCAPVGAIETLLGKTGWNKADIDLFEINEAFAMVAMMPIRELGLDPEKVNVHGGACAQGHPVGSTGSRLLVTLMHALQHHGKKRGVAALCIGGGEATAMAIELI; encoded by the coding sequence ATGAGTACCGATAACGTAGTGATTGTCAGTGGCGTGCGAACCCCGATGGGCGGCTTTCAGGGCAGCTTGTCGGCGATTTCCGCGCCCGAGCTTGGCGCGATTGCCATCGCTGAAGCGGTCAAGCGAGCGGGCCTGCAGCCTGCTGATGTGCAGGAAGTGATTATGGGAAATGTTTTGCCTGCAGGCCTGAAGCAGGGCCCTGCGCGTCAGGCGATGCGGCAGGCGGGGCTGCCTGACAGCACGGGTGCAACCACAATCAACAAGCTGTGTGGTTCAGGTATGAAGGCCGCGATGTTTGCTCACGACCTGATCAAAGCTGGTAGCAATGACATTATGGTCGCCGGCGGTATGGAGAGTATGTCGAACGCGCCGTACATCCTGCAGAATGCCCGTAAAGGTTACCGTATGGGTGCTGGCGATACCGTTCAGGATCATATGTTTCTGGATGGACTGGAAGATGCAGAAACCGGTCGTCTGATGGGTGCATTCGCCCAGGAAATGGCGGATAAGAAAGGGTACACCCGTGAAGAGATGGATGACTACGCGATCCAGTCGCTTAAGCGGGCCCAGCGCGCTATTGAAGGCGGTGTTCTGAAGCCTGAGATCGTGCCGGTTTCCGTGAAAACCCGAAAAGGTGAAACCGTAGTTGAACACGATGAGCAGCCTTTTAACGCCAATATCGAGAAAATTCCCTCCCTCCGACCGGCGTTCAGCAAGGACGGTACCGTGACTGCGGCGAATGCGTCCTCCATTTCCGATGGCGCCTCTGCGCTGGTTCTGATGCGGGAATCCGAAGCCGAGAAGCGCGGCCTCAAGCCAATCGCCCGGATTGTGGGACACAGCACCCAATCCCAGCATCCGTCAGAGTTTACCTGCGCGCCAGTTGGCGCCATCGAAACACTGCTGGGTAAGACCGGCTGGAACAAGGCAGACATCGATTTGTTCGAAATCAACGAAGCCTTTGCCATGGTCGCGATGATGCCGATCCGGGAGCTTGGTCTGGATCCGGAAAAAGTGAATGTCCATGGTGGCGCCTGCGCCCAGGGCCATCCAGTGGGCTCAACCGGCTCCCGCCTGCTGGTGACTCTGATGCATGCGCTTCAGCATCACGGCAAGAAGCGAGGTGTGGCAGCCTTGTGCATCGGCGGTGGGGAAGCCACGGCAATGGCGATAGAACTGATTTGA
- the zapE gene encoding cell division protein ZapE, whose amino-acid sequence MTPWERYQQDLERPDFQKDSAQEDAVRRLQALYEKLVAAETERNRAMVKLRRKLKKGREEPVKGLYFWGGVGRGKTYLMDTFYESLPFERKMRVHFHRFMQRVHHELKHLKGEKNPLELVSRKFAEETRVICFDEFFVSDIGDAMILATLMDGLFSRGVTLVCTSNIVPDGLYKDGLQRARFLPAIALVKKYTDVVNVDGGVDYRLRTLEQAELFHSPLDQDADVSLRKSFDALAVEAGKHSQSIEVNGRKIPVQAHADDVVWFDFTDVCDGPRSQNDYIELARQFHAIIVSNVPVLGGDKDDQARRFINMVDEFYDRNVKVIMSAAAPITELYAGGRLSFEFERTESRLLEMQSHEYLEAPHKP is encoded by the coding sequence CTGACACCCTGGGAGCGTTATCAGCAGGATCTTGAACGCCCTGATTTTCAGAAAGATTCCGCCCAGGAGGACGCCGTGCGTCGTCTTCAGGCACTCTATGAAAAGCTCGTGGCTGCGGAAACCGAGCGCAACAGGGCGATGGTCAAGTTGCGCCGAAAGCTGAAAAAGGGCAGGGAAGAGCCGGTAAAGGGGCTTTATTTCTGGGGCGGTGTCGGGCGCGGCAAAACCTATTTGATGGACACCTTTTACGAGTCGCTCCCGTTTGAGCGCAAAATGCGCGTTCACTTTCACCGTTTCATGCAGCGCGTTCACCATGAGCTGAAGCATCTCAAGGGCGAGAAAAACCCGCTGGAACTGGTGTCCCGGAAATTTGCCGAAGAAACCCGAGTGATTTGTTTCGATGAGTTCTTTGTCTCCGATATCGGCGACGCGATGATCCTGGCCACCTTGATGGACGGCTTGTTCAGTCGCGGGGTAACGCTGGTCTGTACCTCCAATATCGTACCGGATGGCCTGTATAAGGATGGACTTCAGCGGGCCCGTTTTCTGCCGGCGATTGCGCTGGTAAAAAAATACACCGATGTGGTCAATGTCGACGGCGGTGTTGATTATCGGCTAAGAACCCTCGAGCAGGCCGAGCTGTTTCACTCGCCGCTGGATCAAGACGCCGATGTCAGCCTGCGAAAGAGTTTTGATGCCCTCGCGGTTGAAGCAGGGAAACACAGTCAGAGCATCGAGGTGAATGGGCGGAAAATTCCGGTCCAGGCGCACGCCGACGACGTGGTCTGGTTCGATTTCACCGATGTGTGTGACGGACCGCGAAGCCAGAACGACTACATCGAGTTGGCCCGCCAGTTTCACGCGATTATCGTCAGTAATGTGCCGGTGCTTGGTGGCGATAAAGACGATCAGGCGCGTCGGTTTATCAACATGGTCGATGAATTCTATGACCGCAACGTAAAAGTCATCATGTCGGCTGCAGCACCAATTACCGAGCTATATGCAGGTGGCCGATTGAGTTTTGAATTCGAGCGCACCGAATCCCGGCTGCTGGAAATGCAGTCCCATGAATACCTCGAGGCACCTCACAAGCCTTGA
- a CDS encoding YhcB family protein: protein MENLILAAVAALIVGIVIGVIVGRSGQGTTLRQRRAEQQIEELRNEYTRYQAQVNEHFMESAHLLRRFNDTYRDINQHMARGANRLCNDDEWMEELGEDAARKRLEGLSDDGVEAPRDYAPKTDPKASGTLAEDFGLADKNSA, encoded by the coding sequence ATGGAAAACCTGATTCTGGCAGCGGTTGCCGCGCTCATCGTCGGCATCGTCATCGGGGTTATTGTTGGCCGCTCAGGCCAAGGAACCACGCTCCGGCAGCGCCGGGCGGAGCAACAGATTGAAGAACTGAGGAATGAATACACCCGCTATCAAGCACAGGTGAATGAGCATTTCATGGAATCGGCTCATCTGCTGCGCCGGTTCAACGACACGTATCGCGACATCAATCAGCACATGGCTCGGGGCGCGAATCGCCTGTGCAATGACGATGAGTGGATGGAAGAGCTCGGTGAAGACGCGGCTCGAAAGCGCCTGGAGGGCTTGAGCGACGACGGCGTTGAGGCGCCCCGCGACTATGCTCCCAAGACCGACCCGAAAGCCTCTGGCACGCTCGCTGAGGATTTCGGACTGGCTGATAAAAACAGCGCCTGA
- a CDS encoding Nif3-like dinuclear metal center hexameric protein — translation MGNRDDILKKIDEWLLPENFQDYCPNGLQVEGRPDVKLIVSGVTASKALIDAAIDAGADMILVHHGYFWKGEDPRVRGMKRDRLKLLLNHDVNLVAYHLPLDDHPELGNNRQLAKILGIANPRPLGGLVWQGELEQPVQVSHFAQQISEKLNRAPLWVGEGKDEIRRVGWCTGAAQGFIDKALEAGLDAYISGEISEPTTHTARESGIHYFAAGHHATERYGVQALGEALAKEFGLTHRFIDCDNPV, via the coding sequence ATGGGTAATCGTGACGATATTCTGAAGAAGATTGATGAGTGGCTTCTGCCCGAGAATTTCCAGGATTATTGCCCGAACGGCCTTCAGGTGGAAGGGCGCCCGGACGTCAAGCTGATCGTTAGTGGGGTCACCGCCTCCAAGGCACTGATCGATGCCGCTATCGATGCGGGTGCAGACATGATTCTGGTTCACCATGGGTATTTCTGGAAAGGCGAGGATCCCCGGGTTCGTGGCATGAAGCGGGATCGTCTCAAACTGCTCCTGAATCACGATGTCAATCTGGTGGCCTACCACCTGCCGCTGGATGATCACCCTGAACTTGGTAATAACCGGCAATTGGCCAAGATTCTGGGAATTGCCAATCCCCGACCCCTTGGAGGGCTTGTCTGGCAAGGCGAGTTGGAGCAGCCGGTGCAGGTGTCTCACTTTGCCCAGCAGATCTCCGAAAAGCTGAATCGGGCGCCATTGTGGGTCGGCGAAGGGAAGGACGAGATTCGTCGTGTGGGTTGGTGCACGGGCGCCGCGCAGGGTTTCATCGATAAGGCTCTAGAGGCCGGGCTGGATGCCTACATCAGTGGGGAGATCTCCGAACCCACCACACACACCGCTCGGGAATCCGGCATTCACTATTTTGCCGCAGGCCATCATGCCACCGAACGCTACGGTGTTCAGGCTCTGGGCGAGGCATTGGCCAAGGAATTCGGGTTGACGCACAGGTTCATCGACTGCGACAACCCGGTTTGA
- the hisC gene encoding histidinol-phosphate transaminase, translating to MSKFWSPLVNDLVPYVPGEQPKVANLVKLNTNESPFGPSPKVIEAIQAELNDSLRLYPDPEGDSLRQTIATYHGVDPQQVFLGNGSDEVLAHIFYGLFQHGEPILFPDVTYSFYPVYCGLYGIDSRQIPLTDDFEIDPADYCGSNGGVIFPNPNAPTGRYLALTHIEKILDANPDRVVVVDEAYIDFGGTSAITLVDRYPNLLVTQTLSKSRALAGLRVGFAVGHPDLIEALNRVKNSFNSYPLDRLALAGAKAAYEDESWFRECCQSVITERQRVTQALEQQGFEVLPSMANFVLTRHPDKSGDYLASGLREKGIIVRHFNKPRISEHLRITIGTASQNDALIDGLSSL from the coding sequence ATGAGTAAGTTCTGGAGTCCACTGGTTAATGACCTGGTGCCCTACGTGCCGGGAGAGCAGCCGAAAGTGGCCAACCTGGTGAAGCTGAATACCAACGAGAGCCCTTTTGGCCCTTCGCCGAAAGTGATCGAGGCAATCCAGGCCGAGTTGAACGACAGTTTGCGGCTGTATCCCGATCCAGAAGGTGACAGTCTGCGCCAGACCATCGCGACCTATCATGGTGTCGATCCGCAGCAGGTGTTCCTGGGCAATGGGTCGGACGAAGTACTCGCCCACATCTTCTATGGTCTGTTCCAGCACGGTGAGCCGATTCTGTTTCCGGACGTGACCTACAGTTTCTACCCGGTTTATTGCGGGCTGTACGGTATCGACAGCCGGCAGATCCCGTTGACCGATGATTTTGAGATTGATCCTGCCGATTACTGTGGCTCCAACGGCGGGGTGATTTTTCCTAACCCCAATGCGCCCACGGGCCGTTATCTGGCATTGACACATATCGAAAAGATACTGGACGCCAACCCGGACAGGGTAGTCGTGGTGGATGAAGCCTACATTGATTTTGGTGGCACCAGTGCCATTACTCTGGTGGATCGGTACCCCAATCTTCTGGTGACACAAACCTTGTCGAAGTCGCGGGCACTGGCTGGTCTTCGGGTGGGTTTCGCCGTTGGCCATCCGGATCTGATCGAGGCGCTGAACCGGGTCAAGAACAGTTTTAACAGTTACCCGCTGGATCGCCTGGCACTGGCTGGCGCTAAAGCCGCCTACGAGGATGAATCCTGGTTCCGCGAATGCTGCCAAAGTGTGATAACTGAGCGGCAGCGTGTTACGCAAGCTCTGGAACAGCAAGGCTTCGAAGTGCTGCCATCGATGGCTAATTTCGTTCTGACCCGTCACCCTGATAAGTCGGGCGACTACCTGGCCAGCGGACTTCGGGAAAAGGGGATCATCGTCCGGCACTTCAACAAACCGAGAATCAGCGAACACCTTCGGATTACGATTGGCACGGCATCGCAAAACGACGCGCTGATCGATGGGCTGTCGTCTCTCTAA